Within the Pelagovum pacificum genome, the region CGAGGTCGGACAGTTCGTTCACCTGCAGGTCCCAGTTCGCCAGCCGTTCGCGCACAACGTCCGAACCGGTGACGCCGAGGTGGATGCGGCCCTGCCCCAGCTCACGCGGGATCTCCCCGGCGGAGAGCAGCACCATCTCGATCCCGTCGATCCCTTCGACGGTGGCGGAATATTCGCGCTCGCTCTCGGCCTTGCGCATCGTGATGCCACGCGCCGCGAACCAGTCGAAGGTCTTGTCCATGAGACGGCCCTTGGAGGGCACACCGAGTTTCAACGTCATGCCGCCTCTCCCGCCGAGAGCAGGATGCCGGGGCGGATCACGCCGCCGACCGCCGGGATGCCCCGCCCACGCCCCAGCACCTTGGTCAGCGCATCGTAGCGCCCGCCGGTCGCGACGGGCGGCAGATCGGGCCGGTCGGCGATGGTGAAGCCGAAGACGAACCCGTCGTAATATTCCATCGAGGTGCGGCCGTAGCTGGCCTCGAACTGCAGTTCCTCGACGTCGATGCCACGGTCCGACAACCGGTCGAGCCGTTTCGCCATCTGCCGCACCGCCGGCTCGAGTGTCGGCAGGTCGATGGCGATGTCGCGGAGCGCGGCGAGCACGTTGGGTGCGGTTTCGCGAAGCGCGAGGACCGTGTCTATCATCTCGAGCTCGGCCCCCGAGATGTGCGGCGCGGCGGCATCTTCCCGAAGCGCCTCGATCCGCGCCTCGATCTCCGCACGGGTCCGCTTGCCGGTCATTCCCAGATCGCGCAGCGGGTCCGCCTCCGCCAGAAGCGCGGCACGGGCCTGCGGCACCGGCTGGCGCCCGCCGAACCGATCGAGCATCGCGCGGAACCGGCGGGGTCGCCAGACATGGCGCAGCAGCGCGGCCTTGCGGGCCTCGGTGGTCGAAAGCCCCCGGACGGCGGCCATCAGGATGCCGATGTCGCCGATGGCGGCCCGCAGCCGGCGCGGAGCGAGCGCCTCGGCGATCAGGGCGAAGACTTCGGCATCGGCGGCGGCGGGATCGTCCCCGCCGAACAGTTCCAGCCCGACCTGCAGGTATTCGTTCGGGCGGTCGGGATCGGTTTCCTGCCGGCGGAAGACCTCGCCCGCATAGGTGTAGCGTGCCGGCTCCGCCCCGCCGTCCATGTGCATCTGCACCACGGGCACCGTGAAGTCGGGCCGCAGCATCAGCTCGCCCCGGAGCGGGTCGTTCGTGACGTAGGCCCGGGCGCGGATATCCTCGCCGTAGAGGTCGAGCAGCGTGCCGGCGGGTTGCAGAAGCTCCGTCTCCACCGGCACGGCGCCGGCGGTGCGGAACACCCCCATCAGCCGCTCTGCGCTGTCGCGGGCGGCGCTCTTGGCGTCGGAGCGGATCACGACCGGCTGCCCAGAATCTCGCGGACCTTGGCGACCATCTCGGTCCGCGGCACCTCGAACTGGGAGGGTCGTTCCTTCCACTCCTCGAGCGTGGCGCTCTCGGCGATCTGCGCCCCGAGGATCAGGTCCTTGATCTGCACGACGCCGTTCGCCTTCTCTTCGCCGCCTTCGATGATGGCGACGGGGGAATGCCGGCGGTCGGCGTACTTGAGCTGGTTGCCGAAGTTCTTGGGGTTGCCGAGGTAGACCTCGGCCCGGATGCCGGCGTTGCGCAGTTCGGAAACCATCGCCTGATAGTCGGCCATGCGGTCACGATCCATGACAGTGACGACGACGGGCCCCTCGGCGGAGGAAGTGACACGCCCCTTGGCCCGCAGCGCGGCGAGCAGCCGGTCGACCCCGATCGAGACGCCGGTCGCGGGCACTTCCTGCCCGGTGAAGCGCTTGACGAGGTCGTCGTAGCGCCCGCCCCCGGCGACCGAGCCGAACTGGCGCGGGCGGCCCTTCTCATCGGTGATCTCGAAGGTCAGCTCGGCCTCGAAGACCGGGCCGGTGTAGTAGCCGAGGCCGCGCACGACGGAGGGGTCGAGCTCGATCCGGTCCGATCCGTAGCCCTGCGCCGCCAGAAGCGCCGCGATGGTCCGCAGCTCCTCGACACCTTCGGCGCCGATGGCGGAGCCACCGACGGCGGCACTCAGGTTCTCTAGCGTCTTGTCGGCGCTGTCGGCCTTCGACGTCAGGAATGCGAGCACCGGCTCGGCCTGTTCGTCCGACAGCCCGACGCCGTCGATATATGCGCCCGAGGCGTCCAGCCGGCCCTTGCCGAGCAGTTCGCGCACACCGCGCTCTCCCACCTTGTCGAACTTGTCGATGGTGCGCAGGACGTCGGCCCGCTGAGCGTCGTCGGTGAGGCCCATCGCCTCCAGCACGCCGTTCAGGACCTTCCGGTTGTTCACCCGGATCAGGTAATCGCCGCGCGGGATGCCGACCTCTTCCAGCGTGTCCGCCAGCATCGCGCAGATCTCGGCATCCGCCGCGACGGTCGGCGCGCCGACCGTGTCGGCGTCGCATTGGTAGAACTGCCGGAAGCGGCCCGGACCGGGCTTTTCATTCCGCCAGACCGGCCCCATCGCGTAGCGGCGGTAGGGCGTCGGCAAATCGTTGCGATACTGCGCGTAGACCCGCGCCAGCGGGGCCGTCAGGTCGTACCGCAGCGCCAGCCACGTCGCGTCCTCGTCCTCCTGCCAGGCGAAGACGCCCTCGTTCGGACGGTCCACGTCGGGGAGGAACTTGCCCAGAGCCTCCA harbors:
- a CDS encoding ATP phosphoribosyltransferase regulatory subunit; protein product: MIRSDAKSAARDSAERLMGVFRTAGAVPVETELLQPAGTLLDLYGEDIRARAYVTNDPLRGELMLRPDFTVPVVQMHMDGGAEPARYTYAGEVFRRQETDPDRPNEYLQVGLELFGGDDPAAADAEVFALIAEALAPRRLRAAIGDIGILMAAVRGLSTTEARKAALLRHVWRPRRFRAMLDRFGGRQPVPQARAALLAEADPLRDLGMTGKRTRAEIEARIEALREDAAAPHISGAELEMIDTVLALRETAPNVLAALRDIAIDLPTLEPAVRQMAKRLDRLSDRGIDVEELQFEASYGRTSMEYYDGFVFGFTIADRPDLPPVATGGRYDALTKVLGRGRGIPAVGGVIRPGILLSAGEAA
- the hisS gene encoding histidine--tRNA ligase, whose amino-acid sequence is MAKPKKTPRPKAETPKGFRDYFGAEVTERAEMLSKIAGVYHRYGFDALESSAVETVEALGKFLPDVDRPNEGVFAWQEDEDATWLALRYDLTAPLARVYAQYRNDLPTPYRRYAMGPVWRNEKPGPGRFRQFYQCDADTVGAPTVAADAEICAMLADTLEEVGIPRGDYLIRVNNRKVLNGVLEAMGLTDDAQRADVLRTIDKFDKVGERGVRELLGKGRLDASGAYIDGVGLSDEQAEPVLAFLTSKADSADKTLENLSAAVGGSAIGAEGVEELRTIAALLAAQGYGSDRIELDPSVVRGLGYYTGPVFEAELTFEITDEKGRPRQFGSVAGGGRYDDLVKRFTGQEVPATGVSIGVDRLLAALRAKGRVTSSAEGPVVVTVMDRDRMADYQAMVSELRNAGIRAEVYLGNPKNFGNQLKYADRRHSPVAIIEGGEEKANGVVQIKDLILGAQIAESATLEEWKERPSQFEVPRTEMVAKVREILGSRS